A genomic window from Triticum urartu cultivar G1812 chromosome 7, Tu2.1, whole genome shotgun sequence includes:
- the LOC125520247 gene encoding protein ROLLING AND ERECT LEAF 2-like: protein MGCAASRLEDEEAVKMCRDRRDFIKQALDQRNRFASSHIAYIESMKCVSMALQRFVAGDDRHELIFDPFISPVKQQKPEMLGLPYGSYEKRTVHVAKYLMSGPNPSVSVEEAPRPVETIRVESHYPVDGYGGTDRFFPANSSPMRPSSHYTPYDRPSYVAPSPQEPVRNAYYMPPYDRPSYVAPSPQEPVRNAHYMPPYERPNYVPSSPQDPVKNSSYYMPPYAPSPQEPVRNSYYMPPYERPNYVPPSPQEPVRNSSYYTPPYDRQSYPPAPPQDPRRTSFYASHDRPNYPPSSPQEPESSPWDSFWNPFSSLDSYPYPRPRSSYDNVVTDDELARLQRVREEEGIPELEEEDDECQKHEQMHNKEGEGEGEDDDDEEESDEDDDEEEESDECEHSDDQRCMASNEARPGKSEVNVKQEQKGHQSKGVQCAGSSEPRNAVDHEIKAHKKELMRNKVANAEETPGFTVYLNRRPTSLVEAMKDIDSQFLGICSAAQEVSRMLEASRAQYSTSNDLSVKMLNPVALLRSASIRSSSSRFLLASSGSIDDLFDNDTSSCYSEESCSTMSGSHHSTLDRLYTWEKKLYKEVKVGERLRLEYEKRMAHLRNQDVKGEEPSSVDKTRSALRSLQTRMKVSIQTVQSISRRIEVLRDEELHPQLMELIQGLSRMWRAMAERHEAQKRTIDDAKLLFLQHRASAATTVALGPPEATTPPPAAVALECEVRAWRGALDAWLSAQRAYARALAAWARRCLGIGADAATPRTVPPAFLVCMEWGLAVEAASEARVMDGLDFFVAGVGSVCSGAAAGMEGMAGRVLCAGLGAVTGAMAEFAAASADGYDAAVSAAVAARAPEGVEEENAGGPPQQ from the exons ATGGGATGTGCTGCTTCCCGTTTGGAAGATGAGGAGGCTGTCAAGATGTGCCGGGACAGGAGGGACTTCATCAAGCAGGCACTGGATCAGCGCAACCGTTTTGCGTCCTCTCACATCGCCTACATCGAATCCATGAAATGTGTCTCGATGGCCCTGCAGCGGTTCGTTGCTGGAGATGATCGGCACGAGCTCATTTTTGACCCATTCATTTCTCCTGTCAAGCAACAGAAGCCAGAGATGCTCGGCCTTCCTTATGGTTCGTATGAGAAGAGGACTGTTCATGTCGCGAAGTACTTGATGTCAGGACCAAACCCATCAGTGTCAGTTGAAGAGGCTCCACGGCCCGTGGAAACAATCCGTGTTGAGTCACATTACCCTGTGGATGGCTATGGTGGCACAGATAGATTCTTCCCAGCCAATTCCTCACCGATGAGGCCATCTTCTCACTATACACCTTATGACAGGCCAAGCTATGTAGCTCCATCACCCCAGGAACCAGTGAGGAATGCTTATTACATGCCACCTTATGACAGGCCAAGCTATGTAGCTCCATCACCGCAGGAACCAGTGAGGAATGCTCATTACATGCCACCTTATGAAAGGCCAAACTACGTACCTTCATCACCCCAGGATCCAGTGAAGAATTCTTCTTATTACATGCCACCTTATGCTCCATCACCCCAGGAGCCAGTGAGGAATTCTTATTACATGCCACCTTATGAGAGGCCAAACTACGTACCTCCATCACCCCAGGAGCCAGTGAGGAATTCCTCTTATTACACGCCACCTTATGACAGGCAAAGCTATCCACCTGCTCCACCCCAGGATCCAAGGAGGACATCTTTTTACGCATCTCATGACAGGCCAAACTACCCACCCTCATCACCCCAGGAACCAGAATCATCACCGTGGGACTCCTTCTGGAATCCATTCTCGTCGCTGGACAGCTATCCGTACCCGCGCCCTCGGAGTAGCTATGACAATGTGGTCACTGACGATGAATTGGCACggttacagcgggtaagagaggaGGAAGGAATCCCAGAACTCGAAGAGGAAGATGATGAATGTCAAAAACATGAACAAATGCACAACaaagagggggagggggagggggaggatgatgatgatgaagaagaatctgatgaggatgatgatgaagaagaagaatcTGATGAATGTGAGCATTCAGATGACCAAAGATGTATGGCTTCTAACGAGGCTCGCCCAGGAAAATCTGAAGTCAATGTCAAGCAAGAACAAAAGGGACATCAATCCAAAGGTGTTCAATGCGCAGGCTCATCCGAGCCCCGAAATGCAGTAGATCATGAGATCAAGGCACATAAGAAAGAACTAATGAGGAACAAAGTAGCAAATGCAGAAGAAACCCCAGGTTTCACTGTTTATCTGAACCGAAGGCCAACGAGTTTGGTCGAGGCTATGAAAGATattgacagtcagtttttggggATCTGTAGCGCTGCTCAGGAAGTCTCACGGATGCTGGAGGCAAGTCGAGCTCAATACTCAACCTCAAATGATCTCTCTG TAAAGATGCTAAACCCAGTCGCACTTTTGCGATCTGCATCAATTCGATCATCATCTTCCCGCTTCCTTCTTGCTTCCTCTGGCTCAATAGATGATCTTTTTGACAATGATACAAGCAGCTGTTACTCTGAAGAATCTTGCAGCACAATGTCTGGAAGTCATCACTCCACTCTGGATAGACTGTATACATGGGAGAAGAAATTGTACAAAGAAGTAAAG GTGGGTGAGCGGTTAAGACTTGAGTATGAGAAGAGGATGGCACATTTGCGGAACCAGGATGTGAAAGGGGAGGAGCCTTCTTCTGTCGATAAGACTCGTTCAGCGTTGAGAAGCTTACAAACTCGGATGAAGGTGTCAATACAAACTGTTCAGTCAATATCAAGAAGAATTGAAGTTCTAAGAGACGAGGAGTTGCACCCTCAACTTATGGAGCTTATCCAAGG ACTGTCGCGGATGTGGCGAGCCATGGCTGAACGCCACGAGGCTCAGAAGCGGACCATCGACGACGCCAAGCTTCTCTTTCTCCAACACCGCGCATCGGCGGCGACCACCGTGGCTCTCGGTCCTCCGGAGGCGACgacgccgcctcccgccgccgtcGCGCTCGAGTGCGAGGTGCGAGCCTGGCGCGGAGCCCTGGACGCCTGGCTGTCGGCGCAGCGCGCGTACGCGCGCGCCCTGGCCGCCTGGGCACGACGCTGCCTGGGCATTGGCGCGGACGCCGCCACGCCGCGCACGGTGCCGCCGGCATTCCTAGTGTGCATGGAGTGGGGGCTCGCCGTCGAAGCGGCGTCGGAGGCGCGGGTGATGGACGGGCTGGACTTCTTCGTGGCCGGCGTCGGGTCGGTGTGCTCGGGAGCTGCCGCGGGCATGGAGGGCATGGCGGGGCGCGTGCTGTGCGCCGGCTTGGGAGCCGTCACCGGCGCCATGGCCGAGTTCGCCGCGGCATCGGCGGACGGGTACGACGCCGCGGTGTCGGCGGCGGTGGCCGCGCGCGCGCCGGAGGGCGTGGAGGAGGAAAACGCGGGAGGACCGCCGCAACAGTAG
- the LOC125519879 gene encoding uncharacterized protein LOC125519879 — protein sequence MDFFKLKKFGKARKGSRREGEALECDEDANGGNVASEGDISEQNPEAAAGAGVANGGGAGVANGGEEVGEEEEDEDDDFITNEVKRRLKEMRKNTFMVLIPEEENAEVEEDEDGEEEEEGSSSREWMESDVGEGFPLCGFDSLYDKYSQRMVAFDKTITQIFKDSGSFNISKKSPRSASKLASTLRSLSFKRRDELQEDCENLQQQQSEDDPYQILETAYVAQVSLSWEAIHCTYMHLSLILAAQPENPTTYSCAAQAFQQFQVLLQRFVENEPFEQGSRFEIYARSRSSLSKLLQVPTFQVADGKDNAEDQTEPILAPDLMKLLEECILTFRVFLKKDKKKSSVLMGVHGHTGSSIQQVQSSLDKKEMKVKELFKKKKGWKSKTWPTTMEEVQLLFALTDIKVVSRVLRMAKLSKEQLLWCEEKMSKLDLSDNKLRRDGCPILFPC from the exons ATGGATTTCTTCAAGCTCAAGAAGTTCGGCAAGGCCCGGAAGGGCTCCAGGCGTGAGGGAGAGGCCTTGGAGTGCGACGAGGACGCCAACGGAGGGAATGTGGCTTCGGAGGGCGACATCTCCGAGCAGAATCCTGAGGCGGCCGCAGGGGCTGGTGTGGCCAATGGGGGAGGGGCTGGTGTGGCCAATGGAGGAGAGGAGGTTGGTGaggaagaggaggacgaggacgacgATTTCATCACCAACGAGGTGAAGCGGCGGCTCAAGGAGATGAGGAAGAACACCTTCATGGTGCTCATCCCGGAGGAGGAGAATGCTGAGGTGGAGGAGGATGAGGacggggaggaggaagaggaagggaGTAGCTCCAGGGAGTGGATGGAGTCCGACGTCGGCGAAGGGTTCCCGCTATGTGGCTTCGACTCGCTCTATGATAAGTACTCTCAGAGAATGGTGGCGTTTGATAAGACGATTACACAGATCTTTAAGGATTCAG GGTCATTCAACATCTCAAAAAAGTCGCCTAGATCAGCATCAAAATTGGCATCAACCTTGCGCAGTCTATCATTCAAAAGGAGGGATGAGCTTCAGGAGGACTGTGAGAATCTTCAGCAGCAGCAGAGCGAGGATGACCCTTACCAAATACTCGAGACTGCTTATGTTGCACAGGTTTCTTTAAGCTGGGAGGCTATTCACTGTACCTACATGCACCTGAGTCTGATACTGGCAGCACAGCCGGAGAATCCCACCACCTATAGCTGTGCTGCTCAAGCATTTCAGCAGTTTCAGGTTCTGTTGCAGAGATTTGTTGAGAATGAACCATTTGAGCAAGGTTCACGTTTTGAGATATATGCACGTTCTCGGAGCTCCTTGTCGAAATTGCTTCAGGTTCCCACTTTTCAAG TTGCAGACGGGAAAGATAATGCTGAAGACCAGACGGAACCAATCTTGGCACCTGACCTCATGAAATTATTAGAGGAGTGTATCTTAACTTTTCGTGTTTtcctgaagaaggacaagaaaAAGAGCAGTGTCCTCATGGGCGTTCATGGCCATACTGGAAGTTCGATTCAGCAAGTTCAATCCTCTCTGGATAAG AAGGAGATGAAGGTGAAAGAGCTGTTCAAGAAGAAAAAGGGATGGAAGAGCAAGACCTGGCCGACCACAATGGAGGAAGTGCAGCTGCTGTTTGCCCTGACGGACATCAAAGTGGTGTCGAGGGTGCTGAGAATGGCCAAGCTGAGCAAGGAGCAGCTGCTGTGGTGCGAGGAGAAGATGAGCAAGCTGGACCTCTCCGACAACAAGCTGCGGCGGGATGGATGCCCTATCCTCTTCCCCTGCTGA